A single genomic interval of Bradyrhizobium japonicum USDA 6 harbors:
- the gmk gene encoding guanylate kinase produces the protein MTAGGHGTDGVERRGLMFVLSSPSGAGKTTLSRLLIERMTGLRMSVSATTRAMRPGEVDGRDYLFVDKARFDAMVKGDELLEWATVFDNSYGTPRAPVEAALSAGQDVLFDIDWQGTQQLREKARADVVSVFILPPSAADLEKRLHSRAQDSDEVIRKRMSRASHEMSHWAEYDYIVINHAVDEAFAEVQSILKAERLKRERRTGLVGFVRGLQGQLQG, from the coding sequence ATGACGGCGGGCGGTCACGGAACTGACGGTGTCGAGCGGCGTGGATTGATGTTCGTGCTGTCCTCGCCGTCGGGCGCGGGCAAGACGACGCTGTCGCGTCTGCTGATCGAGCGCATGACCGGCCTGCGGATGTCGGTCTCCGCGACCACGCGGGCGATGCGGCCCGGCGAGGTTGATGGCCGCGACTATCTGTTCGTCGACAAGGCCAGGTTCGACGCGATGGTGAAGGGCGACGAACTGCTGGAATGGGCGACGGTGTTCGACAACAGCTACGGCACGCCGCGTGCGCCGGTCGAGGCGGCGCTGTCGGCCGGGCAGGACGTGCTGTTCGACATCGACTGGCAGGGCACCCAGCAGCTCCGCGAGAAGGCGCGCGCGGACGTCGTCAGCGTGTTCATTTTACCGCCCTCGGCCGCCGATCTCGAGAAGCGGCTGCATTCGCGCGCGCAGGATTCCGACGAGGTGATCCGCAAGCGCATGAGCCGCGCCAGCCACGAGATGAGCCACTGGGCCGAGTACGACTACATCGTCATCAACCACGCGGTCGACGAGGCGTTCGCCGAGGTGCAGTCGATCCTGAAGGCCGAACGCCTCAAGCGCGAGCGGCGGACTGGCCTCGTTGGTTTCGTACGAGGTTTGCAAGGCCAGCTTCAAGGTTAG
- a CDS encoding YicC/YloC family endoribonuclease: MALSSMTGFARSHGASGPYTFEWELKSVNAKGFDLRVRLPQGFDELEAHAKKRAGELLSRGTVYANLNVKRANAAASVRVNEDVLTAVLKAAAMIAGKVDAVAPSVDGLLAIKGVVEVAEPEGDEEEDKAARAAAAEAFDKALADLVEMRKREGTSLGQILTQRVDEVEVLARKAEAAPGRKPEAIKAKLAEQIATLLDTSDRFDSDRLMQEAILIATRADIREELDRIASHIAQARELIGKGGPIGRKLDFLAQEFHREVNTCCSKSNDIELTNTGLAMKNVVEQFREQVQNLE; the protein is encoded by the coding sequence ATGGCGCTGTCGTCCATGACCGGCTTTGCCCGAAGCCACGGCGCTAGCGGGCCGTATACGTTCGAATGGGAATTGAAGTCGGTCAACGCCAAGGGCTTTGACCTCAGGGTGCGGTTGCCGCAGGGGTTCGACGAGCTCGAGGCGCACGCCAAGAAGCGCGCCGGCGAGCTTCTGTCGCGCGGCACCGTCTACGCCAATCTCAACGTCAAGCGCGCCAACGCCGCGGCCTCCGTCCGCGTCAATGAGGACGTGCTCACTGCCGTCCTGAAGGCCGCGGCGATGATCGCCGGCAAGGTCGACGCGGTCGCGCCGAGCGTCGACGGCCTGCTCGCCATCAAGGGCGTCGTCGAGGTCGCCGAGCCCGAGGGTGACGAGGAGGAGGACAAAGCCGCGCGTGCCGCCGCCGCGGAGGCCTTCGACAAGGCGCTCGCCGATCTCGTCGAGATGCGCAAGCGCGAGGGCACGTCGCTCGGGCAGATCCTGACCCAGCGGGTCGACGAGGTCGAGGTGCTGGCCAGGAAGGCGGAAGCCGCGCCGGGCCGCAAGCCCGAGGCGATCAAGGCGAAGCTCGCCGAGCAGATCGCAACCCTGCTCGACACTTCCGACCGTTTCGATTCCGACCGCCTGATGCAGGAGGCGATCCTGATCGCCACCAGGGCCGACATCCGCGAGGAGCTCGACCGCATCGCCTCCCACATCGCGCAGGCGCGCGAGCTGATCGGCAAGGGCGGCCCGATCGGCCGCAAGCTCGACTTCCTGGCGCAGGAGTTTCACCGCGAGGTCAACACCTGCTGCTCGAAGTCGAACGACATCGAGCTGACCAATACGGGCCTGGCCATGAAGAACGTGGTCGAGCAATTCCGCGAACAGGTCCAGAATCTGGAGTGA
- the mltG gene encoding endolytic transglycosylase MltG → MSERPPISPRSPRAALEPEQVPPPPRRSDRARNPFVIVGNAIITLLLIAMLGAGGVYYYGRQLLEAAGPLKEDKIVNIPQRAGKRDIAETLNREGVTDVNPWVFIASVAALKASSDLKPGEYSFQKNASLRDVIATIVEGKVVQHSVTIPEGLTSEQIVARLSDNDIFTGSVRELPREGTLLPETYKFPRGTPRDQVIQRMQQAHKRVLAEIWERRSQDIPVKSPEQLVTLASIVEKETGKPDERSRVAAVFANRLKQKIKLQSDPTIIYGLVGGKGTLGRPIKRSEITQPSPYNTYVIEGLPPGPISNPGRASLEATANPARTRDLYFVADGTGGHAFTETYDAHQKNVAKLRAMEKQIQNDTVEPAEDAQPPVGAAPGAAADPPTATTPARPNQQKKPPAARPANPAPARQGAVQPSPPVVQR, encoded by the coding sequence ATGAGTGAAAGGCCGCCCATTTCGCCCCGGAGTCCGCGGGCAGCGCTGGAGCCCGAACAGGTTCCGCCGCCGCCGAGGCGATCGGACCGGGCGCGCAATCCCTTCGTGATCGTCGGCAACGCCATCATCACCCTTCTGCTGATCGCCATGCTCGGCGCCGGCGGCGTCTACTATTACGGCCGGCAATTGCTCGAGGCGGCGGGGCCGCTGAAGGAAGACAAGATCGTCAACATCCCGCAGCGGGCCGGCAAGCGCGACATCGCCGAGACGCTGAACCGGGAAGGCGTGACCGACGTCAATCCCTGGGTGTTCATCGCCAGCGTCGCCGCGCTGAAGGCGAGCTCGGACCTCAAGCCGGGTGAGTATTCGTTCCAGAAGAACGCCTCCTTACGCGATGTCATCGCCACCATCGTCGAGGGCAAGGTGGTGCAGCATTCCGTCACGATCCCGGAAGGCCTGACCTCCGAGCAGATCGTGGCGCGGCTGTCCGACAACGACATCTTCACCGGCAGCGTCCGCGAGTTGCCGCGTGAAGGCACGCTGCTGCCAGAGACCTACAAGTTCCCGCGCGGGACCCCGCGCGATCAGGTGATCCAGCGCATGCAACAGGCGCACAAGCGCGTGCTGGCCGAGATCTGGGAGCGCCGCAGCCAGGACATTCCGGTGAAATCGCCGGAGCAATTGGTGACGCTGGCCTCGATCGTCGAGAAGGAAACCGGCAAGCCGGACGAGCGCAGCCGTGTCGCCGCCGTATTCGCCAACCGGCTCAAGCAGAAAATCAAGCTGCAGTCCGATCCGACCATCATCTACGGCCTAGTCGGCGGCAAGGGTACGCTCGGCCGCCCGATCAAGCGCAGCGAGATCACGCAGCCTTCGCCCTACAACACCTATGTGATCGAGGGACTGCCGCCCGGTCCGATCTCCAACCCCGGCCGCGCCTCGCTGGAAGCCACCGCCAACCCGGCCCGCACCCGCGACCTCTATTTCGTCGCCGACGGCACCGGCGGGCATGCCTTCACCGAAACCTACGACGCGCACCAGAAGAACGTCGCCAAGCTGCGCGCGATGGAGAAGCAGATCCAGAACGACACGGTCGAGCCGGCCGAGGATGCGCAGCCGCCGGTTGGTGCCGCGCCCGGCGCTGCCGCGGATCCGCCGACGGCGACCACGCCGGCGCGGCCCAATCAGCAGAAAAAGCCGCCAGCCGCTCGCCCCGCCAATCCCGCGCCCGCCCGCCAGGGCGCGGTGCAGCCGTCGCCGCCGGTGGTCCAGCGCTAG
- the fabF gene encoding beta-ketoacyl-ACP synthase II, with amino-acid sequence MRRVVVTGLGMVSPLGCGVEPTWKRILNGESGARRIESFDVSDLQTKYACTVVRGDGTNDTFNPDVWMEPKDQRKVDDFIIFGMAAAGQALDDANWHPETEEDKCATGTMIGSGIGGLTGIAETAILLKERGPRRVSPFFIPGRLINLASGYVSIAHGLKGPNHSVVTACSTGAHAVGDAARLIALGDADVMVAGGAESPISRIGIAGFNAARALSTVFNETPEKASRPYDKDRDGFVMGEGAGVLVLEELEHAQRRGARIYAEVIGYGLSGDAYHITSPSPDGDGGFRSMSAALKRASLTASDLDYINAHGTSTPLGDEIELGAVERLLGNAASKVAMSSTKSSTGHLLGAAGAIEAIFAVLAIRDNVVPPTINLDNPSVETAIDLVPHIAKKREVNVALSNSFGFGGTNASVIVRRLVH; translated from the coding sequence ATGAGGCGGGTTGTCGTCACTGGTCTCGGCATGGTGTCGCCGCTCGGCTGCGGCGTCGAACCGACCTGGAAACGCATCCTCAACGGCGAAAGCGGCGCACGCAGGATCGAGAGCTTCGATGTCTCCGATCTTCAGACCAAATACGCCTGCACCGTCGTGCGCGGCGACGGCACCAACGACACGTTCAATCCCGATGTCTGGATGGAGCCGAAGGACCAGCGCAAGGTCGACGACTTCATCATCTTCGGCATGGCCGCGGCCGGCCAGGCGCTCGATGATGCCAACTGGCATCCCGAGACCGAAGAGGACAAGTGCGCGACCGGCACCATGATCGGTTCCGGCATCGGCGGCCTCACCGGCATTGCCGAAACCGCGATCCTCCTGAAGGAGCGCGGACCGCGCCGGGTGTCGCCGTTCTTCATTCCGGGCCGCCTCATCAATCTTGCCTCTGGCTACGTCTCGATCGCGCACGGCCTGAAGGGGCCGAACCATTCGGTGGTCACGGCCTGCTCGACCGGTGCACATGCGGTGGGCGACGCCGCCCGTCTGATTGCGCTGGGCGATGCCGACGTCATGGTTGCCGGTGGCGCCGAGTCACCGATCAGCCGCATCGGCATTGCCGGCTTCAACGCCGCGCGCGCGCTCTCGACCGTATTCAACGAAACGCCCGAGAAGGCGTCGCGTCCCTACGACAAGGACCGCGACGGCTTCGTGATGGGCGAGGGCGCCGGCGTCCTCGTCCTGGAAGAACTCGAGCACGCTCAGCGCCGCGGCGCCAGGATCTACGCCGAGGTGATCGGCTACGGTCTTTCGGGCGATGCCTATCACATCACCTCGCCGTCGCCCGATGGCGATGGCGGCTTCCGCAGCATGTCGGCAGCGCTCAAGCGCGCTAGCCTCACGGCATCCGATCTCGACTACATCAACGCCCACGGCACCTCGACACCGCTCGGCGACGAGATCGAGCTCGGTGCGGTCGAGCGGCTGCTCGGCAACGCCGCTTCCAAGGTCGCGATGTCCTCGACCAAATCCTCGACCGGCCATCTCCTCGGTGCCGCCGGCGCGATCGAGGCGATCTTCGCCGTTCTCGCGATTCGCGATAATGTCGTGCCGCCGACCATCAATCTCGACAATCCGTCGGTCGAGACTGCGATCGATCTCGTGCCGCACATTGCGAAGAAGCGCGAGGTCAACGTCGCGTTGTCGAATTCTTTCGGTTTTGGCGGTACCAACGCGTCGGTGATCGTCCGGCGGCTGGTTCATTAG
- a CDS encoding acyl carrier protein codes for MSDIGERVKKIVVEHLGVEPEKVVDAASFIDDLGADSLDTVELVMAFEEEFGCEIPDDAAETILTVGDATKFLEKNAKS; via the coding sequence ATGAGTGACATTGGCGAGCGGGTTAAGAAGATCGTGGTCGAACACCTTGGTGTTGAACCCGAGAAGGTTGTCGACGCTGCGAGCTTCATCGACGACCTCGGCGCCGACAGTCTGGACACCGTCGAGCTGGTGATGGCGTTCGAAGAAGAATTCGGTTGCGAGATTCCTGACGACGCCGCGGAAACGATTCTCACCGTCGGCGACGCCACGAAGTTTCTCGAGAAGAACGCGAAGAGCTAA
- the fabG gene encoding 3-oxoacyl-[acyl-carrier-protein] reductase: protein MFDLTGKKALVTGATGGIGGAIAQALHAQGATVAISGTRKEVLDELAGKLGERTHVLPCNLSKADEVEALVPAAEAAMGQVDILIANAGITRDNLFVQLRDEDWEEVININLTATFRLARAATKLMMRKRFGRIIAITSIVGVTGNPGQGNYTASKAGLIGMIKTLGAEYAKRGVTANCIAPGFIKTPMTDALNDKQRETILAKVPAARLGTPEDIAAAAVYLSSNEAAYVTGQTIHVNGGMAMI from the coding sequence ATGTTCGACCTGACTGGCAAAAAGGCGCTCGTCACCGGCGCGACCGGCGGCATCGGCGGCGCGATCGCGCAGGCGCTGCACGCGCAGGGTGCTACCGTCGCGATTTCCGGAACGCGCAAGGAAGTGCTGGATGAGCTTGCCGGCAAGCTCGGCGAGCGTACCCATGTGCTGCCCTGCAATCTCTCCAAGGCTGACGAGGTCGAGGCGCTGGTGCCCGCCGCGGAAGCTGCGATGGGACAGGTCGACATCCTCATCGCCAATGCCGGCATCACCCGCGACAATCTCTTCGTCCAGCTCCGTGACGAGGACTGGGAGGAGGTCATCAACATCAATCTGACCGCGACCTTCCGCCTGGCGCGCGCCGCGACCAAGCTGATGATGCGCAAGCGCTTCGGACGTATCATTGCCATCACGTCGATCGTCGGCGTCACCGGCAATCCCGGGCAGGGCAACTACACGGCATCGAAGGCCGGCCTGATCGGCATGATCAAGACGCTCGGTGCCGAATATGCCAAGCGCGGCGTGACCGCGAACTGTATCGCGCCGGGCTTCATCAAGACGCCGATGACCGATGCGCTCAACGACAAGCAGCGCGAGACGATTCTGGCCAAGGTTCCGGCCGCGCGCCTGGGGACGCCGGAGGACATCGCCGCCGCCGCCGTCTACTTGAGTTCGAACGAAGCGGCCTACGTCACGGGACAAACCATCCACGTCAACGGCGGCATGGCCATGATCTGA
- the fabD gene encoding ACP S-malonyltransferase — protein MTAAFTFPGQGSQAVGMGKALADAFPVARAVFDEVDAALGEKLTAIIWDGPAETLQLTENAQPALMAVSVATLRVLEAEAGFSVGRDAAFVAGHSLGEYSALAAAGSLTISDTARLLRTRGLAMQKAVPVGAGAMAALLGLDYEAAMEVAGEAAQGQVCQAANDNGGGQVVVSGDKAAVDRAVEIAKAKGAKRAMLLPVSAPFHCKLMQPAADAMAEALAKVTIKAPAAPLVSNVLASAISDPDEIRRRLVEQVTGTVRWRESVAYMAGQGVNRFFEIGAGKVLSGLVKRIADGAVGVSVGGPNDIAAAKDALAAAKQA, from the coding sequence ATGACGGCAGCATTCACATTTCCGGGGCAGGGGTCCCAGGCGGTTGGCATGGGCAAAGCCCTGGCCGACGCCTTTCCGGTGGCGCGCGCCGTGTTCGACGAGGTCGATGCCGCGCTTGGGGAGAAGCTGACGGCGATCATCTGGGATGGTCCTGCCGAAACGCTTCAGCTTACCGAGAACGCCCAGCCGGCGCTGATGGCGGTATCCGTCGCCACCCTCCGCGTGCTGGAGGCCGAAGCCGGGTTTTCCGTGGGACGGGACGCGGCCTTCGTCGCCGGCCACTCGCTCGGTGAATATTCGGCGCTGGCTGCGGCCGGCAGCCTGACGATCTCGGATACCGCGCGGTTGCTTCGCACCCGCGGTCTCGCAATGCAAAAAGCCGTGCCGGTCGGTGCCGGTGCGATGGCTGCTCTCCTTGGTCTCGACTACGAGGCCGCCATGGAGGTCGCGGGCGAGGCGGCACAGGGCCAGGTCTGCCAGGCCGCCAACGACAATGGCGGCGGCCAGGTGGTCGTCTCCGGCGACAAGGCTGCGGTCGATCGCGCCGTCGAGATCGCCAAGGCCAAGGGCGCCAAGCGCGCAATGCTGCTGCCGGTGTCCGCACCGTTCCATTGCAAGTTGATGCAGCCTGCCGCCGACGCCATGGCGGAGGCGCTGGCGAAGGTCACGATCAAAGCGCCGGCGGCGCCGCTGGTGTCGAACGTGCTGGCGAGCGCCATCAGCGATCCCGACGAGATCCGTCGCCGCCTGGTCGAGCAGGTCACCGGCACGGTGCGCTGGCGCGAGTCGGTTGCCTATATGGCAGGGCAGGGCGTCAACCGCTTCTTCGAGATCGGCGCTGGCAAGGTGCTGTCGGGTCTCGTCAAGCGCATTGCGGACGGCGCCGTCGGCGTATCGGTCGGTGGTCCCAACGACATTGCCGCCGCCAAGGATGCATTGGCCGCTGCGAAGCAGGCCTGA
- a CDS encoding fatty acid desaturase family protein — protein sequence MTALRMRARDFLTDDQLADVRQRVTWKGVALIAHAWALIVAAIALVAWWPNPITYILAVAIIGSRQLGLAILMHDGAHGCLSADEKTNLALSQWFCAYPLFAETRSYRRYHLQHHARTQQEDDPDLVLSAPFPITRLSYRRKFIRDITGQTGYQQRKAQLLNALGPKDWTLRQRAAHFWEKLGPQCLANAAMFAALAAAGVWWAYPLLWLVPLLTWMMVITRIRNIAEHAVVPDSSDPLRNTRTTHANFLERLFIAPYYVNYHLEHHLLFYVPCYNLPKVHRLLSASRHADRMEVQPGYAAVLRLATAKPDRDDRPGQLVNSARRAQAGAAVDANQTNGGF from the coding sequence ATGACCGCACTTCGCATGCGTGCCCGCGATTTCCTGACCGACGACCAGCTCGCCGACGTGCGCCAGCGCGTGACCTGGAAAGGCGTTGCGCTGATCGCCCACGCCTGGGCACTCATTGTCGCAGCGATCGCCTTGGTCGCGTGGTGGCCCAACCCGATCACCTACATTCTCGCCGTTGCCATCATCGGCTCGCGCCAGCTCGGGCTCGCGATCCTGATGCATGACGGCGCGCATGGCTGCCTGTCCGCTGACGAGAAGACCAATCTGGCCCTGAGCCAATGGTTCTGCGCCTATCCTCTTTTCGCGGAGACGCGCAGCTATCGGCGCTACCACCTTCAGCATCATGCGCGCACCCAGCAGGAGGACGACCCCGATCTCGTGCTGTCGGCGCCGTTTCCGATCACCAGGCTGAGCTATCGCCGCAAGTTCATTCGCGACATCACCGGGCAGACCGGCTACCAGCAGCGCAAGGCGCAACTGCTCAATGCGCTCGGGCCGAAGGACTGGACGTTGCGGCAGCGCGCGGCGCATTTCTGGGAGAAGCTCGGCCCGCAATGCCTCGCCAATGCCGCGATGTTCGCAGCGCTCGCGGCAGCCGGCGTGTGGTGGGCCTATCCGCTGCTATGGCTGGTGCCGCTGTTGACCTGGATGATGGTCATCACCCGCATCCGCAACATCGCCGAGCACGCCGTCGTGCCCGACAGCAGCGATCCCTTGCGCAACACCCGCACCACGCATGCGAATTTCCTCGAGCGGCTGTTCATCGCGCCGTACTACGTGAACTATCACCTCGAGCATCATCTGTTGTTCTACGTGCCCTGCTACAATCTGCCGAAGGTGCATCGCCTGCTGAGTGCGAGCCGGCACGCCGACCGCATGGAGGTGCAGCCGGGCTACGCCGCGGTGCTGCGGCTGGCGACCGCGAAGCCGGACCGGGATGACCGGCCGGGGCAACTCGTGAACAGCGCGCGCCGCGCGCAGGCAGGGGCGGCGGTCGACGCCAATCAGACCAATGGTGGATTCTAG
- a CDS encoding TetR/AcrR family transcriptional regulator C-terminal domain-containing protein: MAEKSVHGPLEAAGDPKHAARATRSAGRKMRSLLLDAASPLFRERGLSGTAITDIAAAADAFPSQITYYFRTKEALFVECACRELLYLARATEQAALKARTPRDYTRALAETVTASDSVAFFAEALTLTRRRQDLAPLVERTIERLHGEGARAYASQVARHGWRSLRAPDESSRRFWAVAIGVILEGYAMGRSPDELCAEMLRVLGEQAKSASDTARLRLVDERDASGSSNEEG; the protein is encoded by the coding sequence ATGGCGGAAAAGTCGGTCCATGGGCCGTTAGAGGCGGCTGGCGACCCCAAGCATGCCGCACGGGCCACACGTTCGGCCGGCCGCAAGATGCGGTCGCTGCTGCTGGATGCGGCGAGCCCGCTGTTCAGGGAGCGGGGGCTGTCCGGCACGGCCATCACCGACATCGCCGCCGCCGCGGACGCGTTCCCGAGCCAGATCACCTATTACTTCCGCACCAAGGAGGCGCTGTTCGTCGAATGCGCCTGCCGCGAGCTGCTGTATCTGGCGCGGGCGACGGAGCAGGCGGCGCTGAAAGCGCGCACGCCGCGGGACTACACCCGTGCGCTGGCCGAGACCGTGACGGCGAGCGATTCGGTCGCCTTCTTCGCCGAGGCGCTGACGCTGACCCGGCGGCGCCAGGATCTTGCGCCGCTGGTCGAGCGCACCATCGAGCGCCTGCACGGCGAAGGCGCACGCGCCTATGCGAGCCAGGTCGCGCGGCACGGCTGGCGCTCCCTGCGTGCGCCCGACGAAAGCTCGCGGCGGTTCTGGGCCGTCGCCATCGGCGTCATTCTCGAGGGGTACGCGATGGGCCGGTCGCCGGATGAATTGTGCGCCGAGATGCTGCGCGTGCTCGGCGAGCAGGCGAAATCAGCCAGCGACACAGCACGGCTCCGTCTGGTCGACGAGCGCGACGCATCTGGCAGTTCGAACGAGGAGGGTTAG
- the rpsF gene encoding 30S ribosomal protein S6: MALYEHVFLARQDASTQQVEELTAQMTGIVEGLGGKVTKTENWGVRSLTYRMNKNRKAHFVLLNIDAPSAAIAEIERQERISEDVIRYLSVRVEELEEGPSAMMRKADRDRERDDRGGGFRGDREGGGFRGDREGGFRGGDRDGGGFRGDRGPRRPRDEAETTTPDAE; encoded by the coding sequence ATGGCTCTCTATGAGCATGTTTTTCTCGCGCGCCAGGATGCGAGCACGCAGCAGGTCGAAGAGCTGACTGCGCAGATGACCGGCATCGTCGAGGGTCTCGGCGGCAAGGTCACCAAGACCGAGAATTGGGGCGTTCGCTCCCTCACCTACCGCATGAACAAGAACCGCAAGGCGCACTTCGTGCTGCTCAACATCGACGCGCCGTCCGCGGCGATCGCCGAGATCGAGCGCCAGGAGCGCATCAGCGAAGACGTGATCCGCTATCTCAGCGTTCGCGTCGAGGAGCTCGAGGAAGGCCCGTCGGCGATGATGCGCAAGGCCGACCGCGACCGCGAGCGTGACGACCGTGGCGGCGGTTTCCGCGGCGATCGCGAAGGCGGCGGCTTCCGTGGCGACCGCGAAGGCGGTTTCCGTGGCGGCGATCGCGACGGTGGTGGCTTCCGCGGTGACCGCGGTCCGCGCCGTCCGCGCGACGAAGCTGAAACGACAACGCCGGATGCGGAGTAA
- the rpsR gene encoding 30S ribosomal protein S18: MAEAGARRPFFRRRKSCPFTGANAPKIDYKDSKLLMRYVSERGKIVPSRITAVSAKKQRELARAIKRARFLGLLPYVIR; the protein is encoded by the coding sequence ATGGCTGAAGCTGGTGCACGCCGTCCGTTTTTCCGTCGTCGCAAGAGCTGCCCGTTCACGGGCGCGAATGCTCCGAAGATCGACTACAAGGACTCCAAGCTCTTGATGCGCTACGTCTCCGAGCGCGGCAAGATCGTGCCGAGCCGCATCACCGCGGTGTCGGCCAAGAAGCAGCGTGAGCTCGCCCGCGCCATCAAGCGCGCGCGCTTCCTGGGCCTGCTGCCCTACGTCATTCGCTAA
- a CDS encoding DUF2232 domain-containing protein, giving the protein MMTLGLIALIAGAASALMFASIVSGALISLVLFYLAPLPLMVASIGWGPLCASLGGIAAAIGLGALFGLPYCIAFAVTVALPAWWLGHLVLLSRRIGPVAPEAATEPPAEPELEWYPVGRILLWIAGFAALTTIAALLTLGTDAETITGTLRRGLMRLLRTADPQTSGEAGQFVDALVLIAPAAATIVAMMTLTLNLWLSGKITATSGRLLRPWPDMKTAELPPMTLVTLCIALAFCFTGGLLAMVAQITTAALMMGYALTGFAVLHTLTLALKSRTFWLGSTYAVVVVFGWPVIAMVILGLADAVFGFRERFLRNRQPPPLPTS; this is encoded by the coding sequence ATGATGACTCTTGGACTGATAGCCCTGATCGCCGGCGCTGCGTCGGCCCTGATGTTCGCCTCGATCGTGTCGGGCGCGCTGATCTCGCTCGTCCTGTTCTATCTCGCACCGCTGCCCCTGATGGTCGCCTCGATCGGCTGGGGCCCGCTTTGCGCGAGCCTCGGCGGCATCGCCGCCGCGATCGGCCTCGGGGCCCTGTTCGGCCTGCCCTACTGCATCGCCTTTGCCGTCACCGTCGCGCTGCCCGCGTGGTGGCTCGGCCATCTCGTGCTGCTCAGCCGGCGGATTGGACCCGTCGCGCCGGAAGCCGCCACCGAGCCGCCGGCCGAGCCCGAGCTCGAATGGTATCCGGTCGGTCGCATCCTGCTGTGGATCGCGGGCTTCGCCGCACTGACCACGATCGCCGCCCTGCTCACGCTCGGCACCGATGCCGAGACCATCACCGGCACGCTGCGGCGCGGCTTGATGCGCCTGCTCCGCACCGCCGACCCGCAGACGTCAGGCGAAGCCGGTCAGTTCGTCGACGCCCTGGTGCTCATCGCCCCGGCCGCCGCCACCATCGTCGCGATGATGACGCTCACCCTCAATCTCTGGCTCAGCGGCAAGATAACGGCGACATCGGGCCGCCTGCTGCGTCCGTGGCCGGACATGAAGACGGCCGAGTTGCCGCCGATGACGCTGGTGACGCTCTGCATCGCGCTCGCGTTCTGCTTCACCGGCGGGTTGCTCGCGATGGTCGCGCAGATCACGACGGCGGCGCTGATGATGGGCTATGCGCTGACCGGTTTTGCCGTGCTGCATACGCTGACGCTGGCGCTGAAGAGCCGCACCTTCTGGCTCGGCTCGACCTATGCCGTCGTCGTGGTGTTCGGCTGGCCCGTCATCGCGATGGTGATCCTCGGCCTCGCGGACGCCGTGTTCGGCTTCCGCGAGCGCTTCCTGCGCAACCGCCAGCCACCGCCGCTGCCGACCTCTTAA
- the rplI gene encoding 50S ribosomal protein L9: MEVILLERVSKLGQMGEVVKVRDGYARNFLLKRGKALRATADNRAKYDGMKAELEARNLQSKGEASKIAEKIEGKNIIVIRQASEAGQLFGSVTVRDVVAAFEADGVSLARPQVQLDAPIKTIGKHTITVAVHPEVEVEVTVTVARSQDEAERINRGEDISTRNEDRDAAAEAIAAAGEFFDPEAQHDDEPAPAADETEK; encoded by the coding sequence ATGGAAGTCATTTTGCTGGAACGCGTGAGCAAGCTCGGACAGATGGGCGAAGTCGTGAAGGTTCGCGACGGCTATGCCCGCAATTTCCTGCTCAAGCGCGGCAAGGCGCTGCGCGCCACCGCCGACAACCGCGCCAAGTACGACGGCATGAAGGCCGAGCTCGAGGCTCGCAACCTCCAGTCCAAGGGCGAGGCGTCCAAGATCGCCGAGAAGATCGAGGGCAAGAACATCATCGTGATCCGTCAGGCCTCGGAAGCCGGCCAGTTGTTCGGCTCGGTCACCGTGCGTGACGTCGTCGCGGCGTTCGAAGCCGACGGCGTTTCGCTGGCCCGCCCGCAGGTGCAGCTCGACGCGCCGATCAAGACCATCGGCAAGCACACCATCACCGTCGCGGTTCACCCCGAGGTCGAGGTCGAGGTCACCGTCACGGTTGCGCGCAGCCAGGACGAAGCCGAGCGCATCAACCGCGGCGAGGACATCTCGACCCGCAACGAGGACCGCGACGCGGCCGCCGAGGCGATCGCCGCCGCCGGCGAGTTCTTCGATCCGGAAGCCCAGCACGACGACGAGCCGGCGCCGGCTGCGGACGAGACCGAGAAGTAA